A stretch of the Bacillus licheniformis DSM 13 = ATCC 14580 genome encodes the following:
- a CDS encoding Cof-type HAD-IIB family hydrolase translates to MSVSQRNRIDVKLVALDMDGTLLNDEQTISDENRKAIKEAEEKGVYVVLSTGRTLMTCRELAESLELSSFLITANGSEIWDSSFNLVERQLLHPDHVQMMWDLRNLHNTDFWAASVDKVWRGEFPEDIQAYEWLKFGFDIPDDDVRNRVLEELKKNKELEVTNSSPTNIEVNAIGINKAAALAKVCERLGFTMEHVMAVGDSLNDIAMIKEAGLGVAMGNAQEIVKETADWITDSNIEHGVAKAIRHWVLS, encoded by the coding sequence GTGTCAGTCAGTCAAAGAAATCGAATCGATGTGAAGCTAGTAGCTCTGGATATGGATGGAACACTGTTAAATGACGAACAAACCATTTCTGATGAAAACAGAAAAGCGATTAAAGAAGCTGAGGAAAAAGGGGTTTATGTCGTGCTTAGCACCGGGCGGACGCTGATGACGTGCCGGGAGTTGGCGGAGTCGCTCGAACTGTCTTCTTTTTTGATCACGGCAAACGGCAGTGAAATCTGGGATTCGTCTTTCAACCTGGTCGAGCGCCAGCTGCTTCATCCCGATCATGTCCAAATGATGTGGGATTTGCGCAATCTGCACAACACCGATTTCTGGGCCGCCAGTGTCGATAAAGTGTGGAGAGGCGAGTTTCCTGAGGATATACAAGCGTATGAATGGCTGAAATTCGGCTTTGATATTCCGGATGACGACGTCAGAAACCGGGTCCTGGAAGAGCTGAAAAAGAACAAAGAATTGGAAGTCACCAATTCAAGCCCGACCAATATTGAAGTCAATGCCATCGGGATCAATAAAGCGGCCGCTTTGGCAAAAGTGTGCGAGCGCCTCGGCTTTACGATGGAACATGTGATGGCGGTCGGAGACAGTTTAAATGATATCGCCATGATCAAAGAAGCCGGTTTAGGCGTTGCCATGGGGAACGCCCAGGAAATCGTCAAAGAAACCGCGGACTGGATTACAGATTCCAATATCGAACACGGAGTCGCAAAGGCGATCAGGCATTGGGTATTGTCCTAG
- the pxpA gene encoding 5-oxoprolinase subunit PxpA: MNQVDLNCDLGESFGAYKIGLDEEILEFVTSANIACGFHAGDPGVMRKTVKMAAEKGVKIGAHPGLPDLAGFGRRNMAITPEEAYDLVVYQIGALSGFLKAEGVTMQHVKPHGALYNMAAQSRELSDAIARAVYQTDPELILFGLAGSELVLAGERAGLKTAHEVFADRTYQEDGTLTSRRQNDALIQDDDEAVGQVIRMVKEGKVRSLQGTDVSLKADTVCIHGDGAHALHFAKKIRRELRAADIKVQAFST; the protein is encoded by the coding sequence ATGAATCAAGTTGATTTAAACTGCGATCTTGGAGAAAGCTTCGGCGCTTATAAAATCGGGCTGGATGAGGAGATTCTCGAGTTTGTTACATCAGCCAACATCGCTTGCGGATTTCATGCGGGAGACCCTGGCGTCATGCGCAAAACCGTCAAAATGGCGGCGGAAAAAGGCGTGAAAATCGGCGCGCATCCGGGACTTCCCGATTTAGCGGGATTCGGGCGCCGCAATATGGCGATCACGCCTGAAGAAGCATACGATCTTGTCGTGTATCAAATCGGTGCGCTTTCAGGATTTCTAAAGGCTGAAGGCGTGACCATGCAGCATGTGAAACCCCATGGCGCACTATATAATATGGCCGCGCAAAGCCGGGAACTGTCGGATGCGATCGCGCGCGCAGTTTATCAAACAGACCCGGAACTGATTTTATTCGGTTTGGCGGGAAGCGAACTTGTGCTTGCCGGTGAAAGAGCCGGTTTAAAAACGGCTCACGAAGTTTTCGCCGACCGTACATATCAAGAAGACGGAACGCTGACTTCCCGCCGCCAGAATGATGCGCTGATTCAAGATGACGATGAAGCCGTCGGCCAGGTGATCCGCATGGTGAAAGAAGGCAAGGTCCGCAGCCTGCAGGGAACGGATGTCAGCCTTAAAGCAGATACGGTGTGCATTCACGGTGATGGTGCACACGCGCTTCATTTTGCGAAAAAAATCCGCCGCGAACTCAGAGCAGCAGATATTAAAGTACAAGCTTTTTCTACATGA